Proteins encoded within one genomic window of bacterium:
- a CDS encoding class I SAM-dependent methyltransferase — protein MDVQVNKTHYFRKKYDDLDRFISYFYQVDLSQEAISKEAKVLEIGKGNGFYSDYMKKLGYQVSTCDFDKDLSPDVVADIRKLPFPDNSFDLVTAFEVLEHLPFEDVEVALAELKRVSSGKVLISVPYKSTYFEMVLKFPFVRTILRRMFLDIHFRIPLVFGGIKVSGQHYWEVDLFKTPLRKVRKVIRKFFAIEKEVSPVLDHYHRFFVLKK, from the coding sequence ATGGATGTACAAGTAAATAAAACTCATTACTTCCGCAAAAAATACGACGACCTTGATCGGTTTATTTCCTATTTCTATCAGGTCGATCTATCGCAGGAAGCGATCAGTAAAGAAGCGAAGGTTTTGGAGATTGGAAAAGGAAACGGGTTTTATTCTGACTATATGAAAAAACTCGGGTATCAGGTTTCGACCTGTGATTTTGATAAGGATCTTAGCCCAGATGTGGTGGCCGATATCCGCAAACTTCCTTTCCCGGATAACAGTTTTGATCTGGTGACGGCGTTTGAGGTTCTTGAGCATCTTCCTTTTGAGGACGTTGAGGTCGCATTAGCTGAATTAAAAAGAGTTTCCAGCGGCAAGGTTCTTATTTCTGTTCCATATAAATCTACTTATTTTGAGATGGTTTTAAAGTTTCCCTTTGTTCGCACGATTCTTCGCCGGATGTTTTTGGATATACACTTCCGGATTCCGCTGGTTTTCGGCGGCATCAAGGTTTCCGGCCAGCATTATTGGGAAGTAGATTTGTTTAAAACCCCTTTGCGAAAAGTTCGGAAGGTAATCCGGAAATTCTTTGCGATTGAGAAAGAGGTCAGCCCGGTGCTGGATCATTATCACCGATTCTTCGTTCTGAAAAAATAA
- a CDS encoding glycosyltransferase family 4 protein, whose product MSKPCVAVFSLAYHPFVGGAEIAVKEIISRNPASDFVILTKKFDRAWPSAESSDNCSILRLGRGEISPRSYYGGFFGKIFYIFQAVRVAEKIHRSQPFSAIWGMMASYAGIAALIFKLRHPSVPFLLTLQEGDSEAHILRKVGIFYPFWRKIFKKADSIQVISRYLANFARRHGAICPIEVIPNGVDLSDYGTDRTYESYKTNTSNEPYVIITTSRLVHKNGVDILIASLPLLHTTNYKLLILGDGPDKEKLKDLAIQLGVSDKIEFLGHVEPDLIPSYLLQATIFVRASRSEGLGNSFLEAMAAGLPVIGTPVGGIPDFLKDGETGIFCRVDDPKDLARKINLLIENKDLYKKISESGRVLVAKNYSWDEISSKMSLIFQSLNTKYLLLTTRLLIATGIYPPDIGGPATYTVLMEKELPKRGFAVDHLAFTDYRKKPKVIRHFLYLWDCWRKAKNFDAIYAQDPVSVGLPALIAARLRGKKFFIRVAGDYAWEQSAQRFGVKETIDEFQNKKYGFRVGVLRAIQRFVVGRADLVITPSNYFRKLVGGWIKNPEKVKTIYNGIELERIQKTNLQNSNAKLIASTGRLVPWKGFDVLIELMKEEDLKDWSLRIYGDGPDKQKLQNLISKNDLQDRVLLVGAQDRKTLLSDAEAASIFVLNTTFESFSFQVVEEMYRGVPVVTTNIGSLPELIENNKEGILVEPNNKGQILDAIKKISQDEAFRELIVKNAQEKAQQFSITRTVDNLVKLISN is encoded by the coding sequence CCTGCCAGTGACTTTGTGATTCTCACAAAGAAGTTTGATCGAGCTTGGCCGTCGGCGGAGTCCTCCGATAATTGCTCTATTTTGCGTCTTGGGCGGGGCGAAATTTCACCCCGCAGTTATTATGGCGGATTTTTCGGTAAGATTTTTTATATTTTCCAAGCGGTTCGAGTTGCCGAAAAGATTCACCGCTCCCAGCCATTTTCGGCTATTTGGGGAATGATGGCTTCCTATGCCGGCATTGCCGCTTTAATATTTAAGTTGCGACACCCAAGCGTGCCCTTTTTGCTTACTTTGCAGGAAGGCGACTCCGAAGCGCATATTTTGAGAAAAGTAGGAATTTTTTATCCATTTTGGAGAAAGATATTTAAAAAGGCGGATAGCATACAAGTTATAAGTAGGTATTTGGCGAATTTTGCTAGGCGCCACGGAGCTATTTGCCCGATTGAGGTGATCCCGAACGGAGTGGATTTGTCTGATTATGGGACCGATAGGACTTATGAGTCTTATAAGACCAATACATCTAATGAGCCTTATGTGATCATCACCACTTCCCGATTAGTTCATAAGAACGGAGTAGATATTTTGATTGCTTCGTTGCCGTTGCTACATACTACTAACTACAAGCTACTAATTTTAGGCGACGGCCCGGATAAAGAAAAATTAAAGGACCTGGCCATTCAGTTGGGTGTTTCCGATAAGATAGAGTTCCTTGGCCACGTCGAACCCGATCTCATTCCTTCCTACTTGCTACAAGCTACTATCTTCGTCCGCGCCTCTCGCTCGGAGGGCTTGGGAAACTCATTTCTTGAGGCGATGGCCGCCGGGTTGCCTGTAATTGGAACTCCGGTCGGCGGCATCCCGGATTTTTTGAAGGATGGAGAAACGGGCATTTTCTGCCGAGTGGACGATCCGAAGGATTTAGCGAGAAAGATCAACCTCTTGATAGAGAATAAGGATTTATACAAAAAGATTTCGGAGTCGGGGCGGGTTTTGGTCGCCAAAAATTATTCTTGGGATGAAATATCTTCAAAAATGAGCTTAATTTTCCAATCCCTTAATACTAAATACTTGCTACTTACTACTCGTTTGTTGATTGCGACTGGAATATACCCCCCGGACATCGGAGGGCCGGCGACCTATACGGTGCTTATGGAGAAAGAGCTGCCAAAGCGTGGCTTTGCAGTGGATCATTTGGCCTTCACGGATTATCGGAAGAAGCCCAAGGTAATTCGCCATTTCCTATATTTATGGGATTGCTGGAGGAAGGCGAAAAATTTTGATGCGATTTACGCGCAAGATCCGGTAAGTGTTGGCTTGCCTGCGTTAATCGCCGCCCGACTTCGCGGCAAAAAGTTTTTCATCCGCGTCGCCGGAGATTATGCTTGGGAGCAATCGGCCCAGCGTTTTGGCGTAAAAGAGACGATAGACGAGTTCCAAAATAAGAAATATGGCTTCCGGGTCGGAGTGTTGCGGGCAATCCAGCGCTTTGTTGTTGGTCGCGCTGATTTAGTTATTACGCCGAGCAATTATTTCAGGAAACTTGTCGGCGGCTGGATAAAAAATCCGGAGAAAGTAAAAACTATCTATAACGGAATTGAGCTAGAAAGAATTCAGAAAACAAATCTACAAAACTCGAACGCCAAACTTATTGCTTCCACCGGACGCCTAGTCCCCTGGAAGGGCTTTGATGTATTAATAGAATTGATGAAAGAAGAGGATCTAAAAGATTGGTCCCTTCGAATATACGGCGATGGCCCGGACAAACAAAAACTGCAGAATCTGATATCCAAAAATGATCTTCAAGACAGAGTTTTATTAGTAGGGGCGCAGGATAGAAAAACTTTACTTAGCGATGCCGAAGCCGCCTCAATATTTGTGTTGAATACCACTTTCGAGAGTTTTTCTTTTCAGGTCGTTGAAGAGATGTATCGAGGTGTTCCCGTTGTTACTACCAATATTGGCAGCCTGCCTGAATTGATTGAAAACAATAAAGAGGGCATATTGGTTGAGCCAAACAATAAGGGTCAGATATTGGATGCTATAAAGAAAATTTCCCAAGATGAAGCTTTTCGGGAATTGATTGTTAAAAATGCCCAGGAGAAAGCCCAACAATTTTCTATAACCAGAACTGTCGATAATCTAGTAAAATTAATAAGCAATTAA